The nucleotide window cagcatgatttatGCAGCGCTTTaaacaactggaaacttggaactgggaaatctcagacttcagtgagttcaacaCAACTGGGAACTCATAAAGAAaagagctccgactgggaaaatacattttgaacggtcatcaaACTCAGAATTGCAagtctggcctctttctagagctccgacctgaagatcatcATTATTTAACttagtttttttcagagttcccagttgtcttgaaagcatcataaatccagagaatgacagactttgatgacaaagtttgatgataTAATTTGCCCTCAAAGGACCACCGCAACATCTCCCTGTTCAAGTgtgcacagcacaacaaggtgagtccaaacgTGTCTTGTATGCTGTTGCATAAATGCAAGGgatatatgtatactgtagctaagaaagtaatactaagtctatgttgtgtagtaagatgttagtaacccatgtgcctcaccctaataatttagtccttttcccctcataatttagcctgctgttctgacttggtgttgcacatgtagcctatagcctgttttagagaaatgtaatcatcaaatattatattataatatattatatatatattatattatacaatATTGTAATATTGTAATATCATCATTGTCTGTTTaaatgccccctttatttatcctacggttctgacttggtgtacagggagaatactgtaagaacggaccattttctgaattctgtcgctgtgcATTTTacaagtgctgaacaaatagttatattgactacatccatcctagctcgctcatgaatgtcttaattgaaattacggattgcctcatATGCGCTTGTCGTcctcttatgccatagtttgtacatctcgattgtcagtagaaaccacatttgtttaagcaagtcagccatttcAGCGATGTTTTTTTTAAAAGCAGCAAATGAGGTTGAATTaattgtttcgctgccagacaaggctccactgatagccaggtgtagcagtggtaagatgttgggactgctgttaggactctgctgttgggacagctttatgtaggccctaacattttgtgggcaccatttgtcaccattacagtgcaattaataattaattttgtgttgttttgtgtagTAGCTTTGCTAGCATGCATCAAAAAACACTGTGCATGTCATGGCTGAGCTGTGCTGCTCTGCAGCAGTCCAAtgtctgctcttctctctgtctgatgTTTTATATTTATATAACCATATATGCTTTCTATTCCAAATCTCTGTTAGGCAAATTAAGCCTACCTTTATCAATGGTCCAATAGCAGGGTGTCAGTTCATCTTGGGAGTCAGGACCCTTTGGCGTGTAGTCTGTTTAGGAATCTATCTGACCGCTACTCTTCATGGCCTACAGAGCAGCAACCAACAAGCATATCATAGagtatctcttctctctcagtaGCTCAAGTTTGAGTTTCACGGTTTATAGTAATGGTGCTGGGTTTACACAGACGCTTTTCCAGAGGCAGTCTGTATGATGGCTTTTAGGGGTTCTTCATTTTAAATATACTAAATGTTCCATCCCTTAATCTTTGCATGATCTCTCAAGTTCTGGTAATTTCCTAGACACCCACATGTTAATCATATTCTCAGATTTATTACAAACAATGGATCACTAGTTTTAATCACTACAATTAACACTGCTTTTTTAATGTTATACTACCTGCATGCCAACCACCTGGCAAACCTCTGTTCAACATTGATGCTGGCAACAATGACAAGATACTGGATCTCATCATGGCTCCGCTTCCTTCGCCAGCGCTGCAGACTAGCTCTGAGCTATAGACATCTCACTTCAGCATTGGCGCTGCTAATGCTTCTCAATCGGTCCGATGTGCCGATGATCCTCAACTGCTTACAAACATTTTGTCATGACTTTCAGCCCAGGGATCCTGGAGTGGTTTTGCTTCTCTCTTACTGCATTGCAATCTGCTACATAACACTAGCTGTATATATAGCTGCaggtggttgactgggttcacgGGTAGAATATTGTCATGTACCAAGATGACAGCTCATCTTGCCTCAGCGAGGGCACTGGCCTATGCGTCACATGAGAATTAGCCTACTTGTAGTTCTGAGAAGCCATCTCGATATGGTGCGATTATCACTGGAGGACCATTAGGCAGAAGAAGAGGCAATTGCCTCTGGCCTCACATCAAGTGGTCTCATTAACTGGGCcccacccccaaaaaaaaatattataatagtaatgaaatgaaaatgaaaaactatgaaaaaacacatgcaatcatgtaataaccaaaaaagtgtttaacaaatcaaaatatattttatatttgagattcttcaaagtagccacactcagccttgatgacagctttgcacactcttggcattctctcaaccagatttatgaggtagtcacctggaatgcatttcaattaacaggtgtgccttcttaaaagttaatttgtggaatttctttccttcttaatgcgtttgagtcaatcagttgtgttgtgacaaaaacaaatgatagtcccactaagcgcaaaccagatgggatggcgtatcgctgcagaatgctgtggtagccatgctagttaagtatgccttgaattttaaataaatcactgacggtgtcacaagcaaagcccccccacaccatcacacctcctcctccatgcttcacggtgggaactacacatgcagaaataatccgttcacctactctgcatttcacaaagacacggaggttggaaccaaaaatcaaaaatttggactcatcagatcaaagtacagatttccaccggtctaatgtccattgctcgtgtttcttggcccaagcaaatttcttcttctttttggtgtcctttagttgtggtttctttgcatcaaatcaaccatgaaggcctgattcacgcagtctctgtgaagcatttattgcgctgcaatttctgaggtacagttaactctaatgaacttattctctgcagcagaggtaactctgggtcttcctttcctgtggcggtcctcatgatttcaaagttcttcaaatgttctgtattgactgaccttcatgtcttaaagtaatgatggactatcgtttctctttgcttatttgagctgttcttgccataatatatattttgatgtaGAAACtatttttggttacgacatgattccatatgtgttatttcatagtgttgatgtcttcactattattctacaaagtagaaaatactacaaataaagaaaaacccttgaataagtaggtgtgttcaaacttttgactggtactgtacgtattttttttaaactggaaAATCAAGTTttgactgcactgcccctttaactTAACCAATTGTAATTAATGCCTATACTTAACCATCAAAACTCAACGTTTATCCCCCCGGACAAATGTCAAATATTGACTGTGTCGAACCATGAGATCTTATTGGAATTATTGCCAGTGAgatctacactaccgttcaaaagtttggggtcaattagaaatgtccttgttttcgaaagaaaagcacattttttgtacattaaaataacatcaaattgatcagaaatacagtgtaaacattgttaatgttgtaaattactattgtagctggaaacggctgatttttaatggaatatctacataggcgtacagaggtccattatcagcaaccatcactcctgtgttccaattgcacgttgtgttagctaatccaagttgatcattttaaaaggctaattgatcattagaaaacctttttgcaattatgttaacacagctgaaaactgttctgattaaataagcaataaaactggccttctataGACTAGCTGAgtacctggagcatcagcatttgtggattacaggctcaaaattgccagaaacaaagaactttcttctgaaactcatcagtctattcttgttctgagaaatgaaggctattccatgtgagaaattgccaagaaaccgAAGATCTcgcacaacgctgtgtactactaccttcacagaacagcgcgaactggctctaaccagaatagaaataggagtgaaaggccccggtgcacaactgagcaagaggacaagtacattagagtgtctagagaaacagatgcctcacaagtcctcaactggcagcttcattaaatagtacccgcaaaacaccattctcaacgtcaacagtgaagaagcgactctgggatgctggccttctaggctgtTTCCAGcttacaatagtaatttacaaggacatttctaagtgaccccaaacttttgaacggtagtgtaagtcaACAGTTGCCACTCTTATGACTCTTACTATTCATGGTATCAGTTCGTGCTCTATCATGTCCAATGCTTTGTGCAATATATGTGAAAGgctttgtactgtatatatacatgtaGAACCCAAACACAGCAACCAAACATTTGTGACAGGCCCCTAGTCcgttgcctggctacccagacgcATTGCTCCGGCCAAACGCCATGCCTACGAACGTTTCGCAGACAAATTTAGTTTGAGTCATCAGTCAACTAAGTCTGAGGAATGAGCACAATTATGCCAAACTATTACAACTAATTAGACAATTAGGTGAACACTATTATAAATACTGTTTAACCAAAACTATTTTTTCCTCTCAGTATCAGTTGTCCCGTTGTAGAATCTGTTTCTTTTCCAAGACTATGTGTGTTAAAAAAGGAATCAAATGTCTTTATTTCCATTTTTTTCACTCAATATCACACTGAAATTCCCAAAAGATGTCATGTGCTGTAATAAAATGAACGACAGTATATTTTGATAACAAACCGTAATGTGTCGCTACGGTGATCAGTTTCTCATTTCGAAATACAATAAACATTGCATACTTACTGAATTCATTGCTCTCAGAGATTCAGGTGTTTATCTTAAAATCAGAAGTGTATTTTTTTATACATAATCAGATTTCCAAAGTGGTTTGGTACAACATTTTAGTGTCACAAAACAATACACATTGCCAATACATAACACAGTATCAAGCAGAAAAGTATTACATTATTTATCTTTGTGCTCAGGGTGTGATGTTGTGGTGAGCAGTCCTTGGAGAGTGGGGTACTCACACCCTTTCTACAAATGTCCATCCACAGTCCCTCAAACAAACGACACTACCCATAATCCCCTAGGTCCCAGAGCCCTCTGTATCCCCACAGTCTACCCACGGGGAGATACTggaagagtgtgagagagagcgagttgACCCCCCATCGCTGTgtcccgagtcctctgtcctacaTTGAGCAGAACTGGGGCTGTGGCATGCCTGTTCCTCCTCatgcccctctctccctttcccctgcCCCTCCACCAGACCTTGCAGGTATTTAATATGACGAATCGCTGCCCTGAGTGTCTCCACTTTACTGAGTCTCTTCTCACTGGCGCCCCCTGGCAGGTGGTCCCTCAGCTTGGCATAGCCCTGGTTCACACACTTTACCCTCTGACGCTCCCGCTCGTTCCTCTTCTGGAGAAACGCCGGCTCGAAGGGGCATTCGTACACCCCGAAGCGTCCATGGTGGAAGGGAGATAAGTATGGGAGCAGGGTGGGGCCTCCGGGGCCCCGGAACGAGGCGTCATAGAGGCCTCCAGGATCCATGGTGGTGGGGTAGAGGAGGAAGGGCACGGTGTGGGCCAGAGGGTCAGAGTGGAGGtggtgggagtgggagtgggtgCGGTTCTCAGAGTGGCCACTAGAGGGAGACAGTCCGTATGGCAGGATGCTGCCTCTGTTAAGGTAAGTGGGCCGCTGATCTACGAATGGGTGGGAGAAGGCAGCACTCATGTTGATGGTGtaaaggaacagagagagatagagatcctCTTTAGACAAATTGATGGATTAGGAATCGAAGAGGCAAGTTAGTGAATCACTTTGTTTTGTTGTTTCCTCCGCTCGTGACATCCAGTTTTCTGGAGAACTTGTTCTCCTCAAGTGGAAGGAGAAACCAGGTGAAGCTTCATCATCAAacactctcctctgctctcctctcctcttgtagATCTGTGGATGTGAATTAAGACAGGATGAAAGTTTAGAGCTTATTTAAATGAGACACCTTCATCAAACAAGGGACTTTTTGAGGATAATGATGATTATTGCATGTATTTAAAGATGAAGTGAGGCTATATAAACTTCAGAGGTAAGGGATTAGGTAGCTGCAGTTGAGGATCTTTTCAGTTCCTTGAaaatctttatttttttattgcaaTGAGAGTATGCAAATTCTGGACTACTCTGGCTTTAATCTACTTTGACTTTTTTGTAAATCAAAAGTCAATTGTTCTGAGAAGCAACAATGAACGTCACATGAAAGGGTTAATATTGTGGGCGGAACTGTAATTTCCCTCAATAATCTTAAAATATCTTctaatccctctctccctccttctcttcttctcctccctttctttcattctcttctctctctctactacacagataaagaaagagagagagagagacagaaagagacagaaaaagagagagagagagagagagagagagagagagagagagagagagagagagagagagagaagaggaattCCCCTCTCTTTAAGCCAGTGTCGGGTTTCCCAAAGACAGTGGAACGTCTGCCAAAACCACTTAGGCATTTGAAAGAGAGGGTTATTGTATACAACATTGACAGTTGTATATGTCTTTTGAAGTAACaattttaaacacacacacacagacacacacaagcacacaccacCCCCACCAGATAACACTGTATCTTGAAGTACTAGAAAAAAAACAATCATCAAGAGGAGGAATCATGTATGCTGAGTCTTTCTTTGCATTCAAAGTATGCTGTATCGCATTAGTGGAAACCAAGATTGTTCTCAGGGCTGGGCTGGTTTTGACGAGCAAaagtgacttttcgtagcaggttaggagaacttacacagCCGGTTAGGAGAATTatcgtggcaggttaggagaattaggttaaggttaggaaaagggatagggttagctaaaatgctaaaattGTCCCTGATGCGACTCAAACATGTCTAGCTACAACCAGGTCTGCCCtgagaacagtcttggtttccACTATTGCGATGCTGCTCAAGGTATTAGGATTTAGATAGAATAGATGGAATACAAGCATAATTACAATGTCTTATAATTCATAAGTACAATGGCATTCATATAATCTAAAACTCTATTATGAATAAGAATTATCTATCTATACTCGCCATCTATATATACCTCTATCTATATACTATCTACATTCTACGTATTATCATAGAACCGAACATAAGATATCACATTAAAGCATAATGTACAATGCAGCCTTTTTCAGTCCATTGAATTTAACTTACTGAtataaaagacagaacaaataatatatatttacTGTAGATATTTAGGCCTACTGTGGATATTTACTGTGTGGCCACACAAACACCTCTTTATCCTGCATCCTTTACATGTCACATGACACAGTTCATTGCATTTATTTGCATGGACTCGTACATAATGCAAAAAGTCAAATGTGTTTCCTCCATTGCAGATGTGTTCATTCTACTCTCTCCATCTTACCTTCAGATGAACAGATGAGACTCGGGTTCCTCCACATTTAGTACCAGGCCTCCAGGTGCTCAGGGGGGAGACGGGAAGGTCCTTAGCCAGCCTGGGGTAGTCTCTCTCTGCAGTCAGGACCTCAGTGCGGTCCCTCTCAGGTATTCCGTAGTGGTGTGGTCTCTGTAGTTGTGTGTCACGGGGAAGGTGGATCCCAGCTCTTACCTGCTCTCACCCCTGGACGCCCCACCCACAATGAGATGGTTGGGAAATCAACGGAGATTAAGAAAGTGTTTGTAGCATAAAGAAGTGGCATTTTATAAACACACCCATTCCCAATGTTTGACTCAAGAATGTAATGATAGTTTGACATTAATGACAAGCTTGTCAACACTGCAGTAAGTAATGTCGAGTCAGACagatttagcagacgctcttatcaagAGCAACTTACTAGTAGCAAGGGCACACATTCTGGTACCTTTCCAGACTGGAcccagtgggaatcaaacccactactctagcgttgcaagcaccatgtactaccaactgagccacacaggactcaATGATCTCTGAGACAGAGCATCAGTGCCAGTGATTCAGCATGAAAAAAACCTCGATACACTATTGATTTGTGTTTAATTTCATATTGCTGATTGCGTCAACTGCAGTAAGCATTGTCTTAAAGAGAATCACATTGTTCTGACAACTAAGGATCATCTCCTTTTTCATCCTGTTGTTCATTGTCTTGAAGGAAGGGACTGTTCAAACTGCCGCTAAATGTCAGTTGCAGTAATAGCCAGGTTTACTGGTTCAGACCAGAATCACAGAGCTGCATCCTGAGAATGACTGTTTGCTGTTTCCTATCCCTAATCCTCTACTTCCAACACTGATTAAACAGTCTAGTCATTTAGGTAGAACCATAGAAATCACTGACGATATTTAATAAATAAAGGATCTCATTGGGTGGACCCCCTTTCTAGAAAGCACACTCTTCCTGTTCTCCTACAATGTGAAATATACACTGAATTTAcacggggcatggactctacaaggtgttgaaagcattccacagggatgctggcccatgttgactccaatgcttcccaaagttgtgtcaagttggctgaatgtcctttgggtggtggaccattcttgataaacacaggaaactgttgagtgttaaaaacccagcagcgttgcagttcttgacacaaaccagtacacctggtacctactaccataccccgttcaaaggcacttaaatattttgtcttgcccattcaccctctgaatgacacacatacacaatccatgtctcaattgtctgaaggcttaacagtccttctttaacttgtctcctccccttcatctacactgattgaagtggatttaacaggttaaATCGGtaagggaccatagctttcacctggattcacctggtcagtctatgtcatggaaagagcaggggtttcttatgttttgtacactcagtgtagatccaTTAATTAAACAGAGCAAATGTGCATAaccagtaaatgctatagtaccTGATTCTGCTATTAACCATCGTCTGAATCAACATTGTTCTTTAAAATCATCTGATTGTGTTTACTATATGGCATTGATTGTACTGCACTGTGTTTGCTGCTGTGTGTTCATCGTGGTATGAACATGTAAGATACTCTGTGTGTTCATCGTGGTATGTTTAACATGTAAGATACTCTGTGTGTTCATCGTGGTATGAACATGTAAGATACTCTGTGTCTGTTCATCGTGGTATGTTTAACATGTAAGATACTCTGTGTGTACATCGTGGTATGTTGAACATGTAAGATACTCTGTGTGTT belongs to Salvelinus namaycush isolate Seneca chromosome 20, SaNama_1.0, whole genome shotgun sequence and includes:
- the LOC120064812 gene encoding achaete-scute homolog 5-like yields the protein MSAAFSHPFVDQRPTYLNRGSILPYGLSPSSGHSENRTHSHSHHLHSDPLAHTVPFLLYPTTMDPGGLYDASFRGPGGPTLLPYLSPFHHGRFGVYECPFEPAFLQKRNERERQRVKCVNQGYAKLRDHLPGGASEKRLSKVETLRAAIRHIKYLQGLVEGQGKGREGHEEEQACHSPSSAQCRTEDSGHSDGGSTRSLSHSSSISPWVDCGDTEGSGT